The nucleotide window AGCTTTGGTGTTAGATGTGAAGGAGAACCGTCACTAAAATGAAGGTCATTTGGATATTTCCAGTGCTTAGAACCTTCTCGTCTTACATTTCACACTGGGGTCAGTGATGTGGCTTCCAGGAGGTTGTGTGAAGCAAGCAAACCTGTGTCtatgttttttctcttctccctcccccctcaatGTTCAATCCTTTTGGACATTAAATTGTTTTAGCATCACTCGTGGTGAAGATTCAGATGGCTTAGATCTCGCAGTTGTACCATAATTATTCAATCCGATTTACAGGCAAGGGCTGTCACCTCCCAGTGAATTCGTGTGGTTTCTAACAAAATAATGCCATCGCAAAAGAGCAAAGTCAGCTGGCAACCTCTGATCACTTGTCCATGTAGTGACGGCTCAcctctcttcccatttctctgtGGTACAGCAAGCCGAGCATCACCGACTTCTCCCAAGCTTCGAGCCCAGGAAAAAGGCCAGTCTGTTTCATTAAGTTGTCCCGTAATTTTCCCATTCTTCTGTTTACTCTTTGTTTTTCAGAGATGTCCATTGCTCCTATCTAATTATCTTCCCTCCCTCTATAATCCATTCTTCCTGGTCAGTAAAGATGTGTGGGTTAACTAATATCTACTGGATGAGGTCAGGTCTCCCTTGAGGTTGATAAAAAATTGTGGCAAGGCTACTGTCTATAACCCTCttactttatttgtaataaaataaagtcttgttACAAGTTGCCTTCTAAGTGGACCCagttgttgtaatatgagcggcggggctgcgtccccagcaccccagccgcttggctagcttatgccccgaaataacaacatacNNNNNNNNNNNNNNNNNNNNNNNNNNNNNNNNNNNNNNNNNNNNNNNNNNNNNNNNNNNNNNNNNNNNNNNNNNNNNNNNNNNNNNNNNNNNNNNNNNNNNNNNNNNNNNNNNNNNNNNNNNNNNNNNNNNNNNNNNNNNNNNNNNNNNNNNNNNNNNNNNNNNNNNNNNNNNNNNNNNNNNNNNNNNNNNNNNNNNNNNNNNNNNNNNNNNNNNNNNNNNNNNNNNNNNNNNNNNNNNNNNNNNNNNNNNNNNNctgagctcacttcctcttcctcccagcgttctgttctgtttattcctcccacctatgttttaacctatcagagcaagcagcttctttatttaattaaccaatgaccttcctccatcacccagtAAGCGAGGACTAGTTACTGCTGGGTGGATGCTCAGTGGTCCTCACGCAGCTTATTTTTGGAGCAGAAATGACGGGTTTGATCCGCTTGTGAAACTGTCTTCCTTTCAGGTTGTCCTTAAGGTAATCATGGATCCGTTGAACATTTCACAGCTACTGTCTTCACCCCGCCGTGGCCGTCAGCGCCAGGCTGTTTGTCAGATGATTTAGGCCTCTGTCACTCTGTGGACTACATGCTGTGTTTGCTCTTAGTATAAGCTAATGGGCCCCAGAGCCCTGTGTTTTGTGATCAGCCCACTGGAAACACCTCTTTCCCCTTTTGTGATGACGTCATGAGTTTGGCATGCAGGCGGGTTCACCTGTTTCAGATCCAGTTTTGTTTTTAGGGCTTGCCTCTGTCATTTGCTTGTCTTAAGCATAaacatattttttgtgtgtgatttcaaGGGCATAACTCTATGAAATAGATGGTGGGGAGaaagtatgcatttttaaaaatgtacactaATCAGAATTTCACTTCCACCCCATGAACCATACTCTAAGCCATTTTCAGTCATTTTGGCTTGTAAtgctagtgttttttttttatttttcaaatacaatTAAACGTATGTACAGCCATTTATCACTATATATacgatatatatatgtatttacatatataaaatattatagctAAGAATAAAGTGTATCAGGGCTGGAAAAAATATTCTATATAAAAATGTCAGtctgccagggctggagagatggcgcagagcTTCAGAGTTCTGGTTGGACTAGGAAGAGGTGGCTAACAATGAAATGTCCTTTGTAcctgatggaaagaaaaaaaaatctggctttctccaatggagtgcCAGTGGGCCTATCAACCACTCCAGGCCggcctcatgttcaggagtagttgaccaagTTTTTTTCTATGCTTTAATTTGGTTATAGTTTGGtggtttatttctatttctatttttatttttttggggggtagtGTTTAGTTTCCTTGgctttggggatttttgttgttgtattgggTTTTTGAGAAAGAAGTTAAAGTTGGCTGGGTAGGGAGGAAGGGGATCTGGACAGATGCGGAGGGgaaggatatgatcaaaatatatttaaatttcaaattgtttcaaataataaaaggtgtaatttaaaaagaagggaaaaaaggaagcgTCTTTAGGAATGAGATTTTGAAATCTTCAGTTGGTAACCTTTCGCTTCACGGGGAACATTTCTGCGTAGGACAGAACAGCTTCGGGCATAATGCTGTTCGGGGATCACTAGGAGCCCAAAGCCCTTCTGTGACGTCACAGCTCTCAGACTGACCTTTGTGATGTCATCGCCTACTCCCGTTTGCAGGACTCCCGAAGCGCCGCTGGAAGCTGCAGAGCACAAAGCAGGTTCAGACGTGGGCTATGTGCAGGTAGTGTGAAGTGTCCACGTTACAGGAAATGGCAGAGGCACCTCCGGAAATCCCGGAAGCTTCTTCAGAAATCCCAGAAGCTTCTTCAGAAATCCCGGACACTTCTTCCGAAATTCCGGATGCTTCCCCTCATGACGTGTCAGCTGATCCAGAGACCCCTTCCAGCCGCCCTCTCTGTGAGGATACAGGTCAGGGGGACTCAGACTTGTGGGCTTTCATCGAGGAGAGTGCGTTTCAGGTCCTGGCTCAGCGGTTCTTGATAAAGAGGCCGCCCCATACCCTCTGTGCCTCCGAGCCGGATGAAGACAGTAATTTATTCTCGATGACCTTTCCCAGAAAGCTTTGGAAAATAGTGGGAAGTGATAAATTTAAATCTATTTGGTGGGATGAGGCCGGGACTTACATAGTCATCAATGAGGAACTCTTCAAAAGGGAAGTGTTGGAGAGAAAGGCCCCCTTCAGAATATTTGAAACGGATAGCATGAAGAGTTTGGTCCGGCAGCTGAATCTGTATGGATTTAGGAAGATGAGGCAGAATTTCCAGAGATCTGCATCGCTCCCTGACTTCCTGGCTGAAGAAAAAGGAGTCTCTCCCTCATGTAAGTTACAGTTCTATCAGAATCCAAACTTCTTGCGTGACTGTCCCCATCTTATAGAGAGGAtgaaaaggaggattgggataaagacTGCTTCCCGGGGGGCGGCCCCATCACTTCCGGATTTTAAGAACAAACATTTCAGTCCAGACTTGGACAACATGGATGACCACAGTTTGGGTGTTCAAACCAGCGAGAGCAATCTCCTGTCCAGGTCCAGCATTTCAAACGTCTGTCTGAGACAGAAGCCTTCTACTGCCCAGGGAGATTCTGATACAATGGACGGAATCAGAAGGGACTTTTCTCTGGCCACCTCGAGCTCCTATAGACCCCCCGAAGAAATTCTAACGCATCGCCCTGCTCCCGTAAATGAGGTGTCCCCTCTCCACATGGACTCGCAGAGAATCTACGCCCCAGCAAACGACAACCCGGTGAATTTCGTTATAACCTCGATCACTCAAAGCCACAGGGATGTACCTCACTTGTGGAAGACCTGTGTTGAAAAACCGGCAGAGCCTTCTCCTTTTCAACCCGGGTTCCGTCACTTTTCATCCCGCTCACCTACGTTCTCTGACTCAAAACCACGCGGTGAACCCAAGTTACCGACGTACAAGGAAAGGGTAGCATCCAGTACCTTGGCGTCAACATCAAATCATCACCCATCTTCATGATGCTATCCAGTTGTCTGATTTTCTAATCTACTTGGTTGTTTATGGAGATATTCAGCATGTCAGAGATTAGAATTCTTGTTGACAATCGGGCGTGTACCTGAAACCGGCACAATTGAACAATAAAACTCGATGTGTACCTTAAAGAGTACTGAGTGGTCTTCTAGAcctcctgagtttgattctcagaccATATGACAACTAGAAACTCTCCGGAACTCAGTTCCAGGCTGTCCCATACCGTCTTCTGCCTCCACGGGCAGTACCGGCATGTGGTGTGCAGACatgcgtgcaggcaaaacatatccacacacacaaaatgaaataccAGACTTAAAAAGAATGTGTACAAGTAAATACTGGTAGCTCTATacaaatatatctgtgtatcCATATGTAgagtatacacatatgcacacatgcaatgCACATTAAATGTGATCTATTTAATAAAGCACACGTAGACACACAGAAATAAGTTTctaggtctttattttttttactttgcaaAGTGCCAAAACATCACCCATCATAGCCTAGagtccttttcatttttctttataaatgtacTAATGTAGTTCAATTAGCTTTGGTCAGTGGGCCTAaaggcagcttttaaaatatttttttttctgttgtagtaTAGAGTATTCCAGTAAACGCACTTgtaaccttgatttttttttctccttttgacttttttggtttaaagttttaaattttagggTTCTATTTCCTAAATAATCTCTCTTTTCCAGGGAGGAAGAATAATCCCATTCTTTGTATGAAGAGCTTGGGACTTGGATATGTCATCTAGATTTAAATCTGCATCTCAATTTTAGGTGGCCTCCATTTGTAATTTTTCCTACATATCAAAATTATATAGGATGGGATCATACATAGTATGTGACTTTTCTATAGTGCACAAATTAAGAATGTTATATAGAGTTACCTGTGGTCCATTCTGATCACGCTTGCCTGTAATATTCTCCAAACTGTTCGTGTTTAGGAGCCAAAGTGAGCGTTGCcaaacattctcctgaatattaattgagaaaatatgtACGAAACTTCTCTGTGTATGGCGCTGTACGGGACACGAAGCAGCCCGTGGGCAATGTCTCCCATGATGCTCTGCTCTATCTCGGCTTCCTCACGTGCCCTCGGCTAAGGTGATTTGCCTTTTTGGAAGTCGGGGTTTTTAATCTGAAAAAGAATGGGAGCCGTAACTCCTGCTCGGCTTGTTTCATTGGACTCCCCGAAGAAGCAGCTGCAGAGATGAACGTGCAGTAGGTCCCTAAAATATAAAGAGCAGTAAAATCCATAGGATAGTTATCGTTACGATCGCAGTCTGTGCCCTTAAGTGCTTCGCTATTATTACCTTCCCCAGCAGACTCAGCTGTCTGCGAAGCTCCAGTGGAGTCATTGTTCCTGTGATAGTTCCTCAAAGCAGCTGCTACTGAGGATCAGGCATGGAAGGCACGAAACACTTCGTTTGACACGACAAGGGTGTCCAACACAAATTTCTAGAGAGGCTGCACAGCGATGATCAGGAAGGTCATGAGTGGAAATGAATTCCAAGCCCAAAGGTGTTCACATTGACGTTCGCAGATATCACGGGGAAAGGGTTGCGTTCAGCAGTCTGTGTACTCAGCGTTGAGATGGGCTTTAGACCGATGTTCTGTTTGGGAAAGGaacctcctccttcctcatctaCTGGATAACCTTATCAATGAAGGTTTTGGCAACCACAGTCAAATCATCATTGTAAAAACCGCTAAATGTGAAAACAGTAGCGAAAGGATTTTGTAGTTACAGGTTTTACTAGTGAAATATAGAGTGAGCTATATCCTTAGAACTTGTCTTAGACAGGCAAGCACTTCTTATGTGATCCGTGTTTTATTCACGAGCACCCCAGGGTCAGATGTTGTTATCTTACTGCtttgtaaagaaaatttatttttaattaatttatatttgagccagggtcttactctgtagacctgggCATCCTGGAATCCACTATGTTGATTAGATTGGATTCTAGCTtccatagatctgcctgcctctgtctcccgagggttgggattaaaggtgtgcaccaccgccgcccagcACTGACCAAGAGACACCCTTGGATGCACTTCCTCCTTATTTTTGCTATGTCTgatgtgttttctgtgttctccAAGGTCTCTGAACACTGTTAGTCTGCCTTCCACCGCTGAGAGTTTAGAACACTTTTCCTATCCAAAGAGCCTTGACCATCCTATTTGAAACAAATAGAACCCACAACAAACCAAAGAGTAGAGTCCTGCAATTTCGTGTCAACCGTGTTTGTTGCTGAGTGGTAAACAGGGGACAAGGTTCAAAAAAACAGAGCAAACCTGAATAGATTTTGGAACTTgcaattaaatagaaaaataataaaaaatcattcaaaGTGAGAGATATTATCTGTCAGAGAAAGAACTCTATACCTGGCCATTACGCACCTCGGCTTTGCTTGCAGTGagatcaaaaacaacaaaatcactcCCTGTGACAACCTGAGTGCCTGGATACCATGTTTACACACTTTTGGTCCGTCCTGCATTTTTGACACTTCCTACAGCTCCAAGTGAATGAGAACCCAGAGGGACATGATGAATGGATTCAGCCCTCATTTGCGTTGACTCAAAAGgcaatttttacattttcagagcCCGAAAGCTGCCGTGGGGAGAAATTGCTCAAGGATAAAGATATCCCACCGGCAAAGGAGGTGTTCGTGTTTTTAAGACAGACATCCCTTCAACTTCCAGCTTGCAGCTggactggaggaggcagagggtttCGGTGTCTGGGTGATATCTCTCACTAAGGGATCACACTCCTCCACGCTCAGCAGTGAGCAGGCCCTCTCAAAGGAGCCGGCTGCCCACATACATTTATGGTGTTGCTTGAAGTGTTTTTGGAAGAAAGCATTAAGGAGGGACCATGTCACCCCTGAGCAGAATGACTTTCATTTGATCTCTATTTCCTGGGGCTCTGGTCTCGGTGCTACTTTCGAAGATCTGGC belongs to Microtus ochrogaster isolate Prairie Vole_2 unplaced genomic scaffold, MicOch1.0 UNK8, whole genome shotgun sequence and includes:
- the LOC101997021 gene encoding heat shock transcription factor, Y-linked-like yields the protein MAEAPPEIPEASSEIPEASSEIPDTSSEIPDASPHDVSADPETPSSRPLCEDTGQGDSDLWAFIEESAFQVLAQRFLIKRPPHTLCASEPDEDSNLFSMTFPRKLWKIVGSDKFKSIWWDEAGTYIVINEELFKREVLERKAPFRIFETDSMKSLVRQLNLYGFRKMRQNFQRSASLPDFLAEEKGVSPSCKLQFYQNPNFLRDCPHLIERMKRRIGIKTASRGAAPSLPDFKNKHFSPDLDNMDDHSLGVQTSESNLLSRSSISNVCLRQKPSTAQGDSDTMDGIRRDFSLATSSSYRPPEEILTHRPAPVNEVSPLHMDSQRIYAPANDNPVNFVITSITQSHRDVPHLWKTCVEKPAEPSPFQPGFRHFSSRSPTFSDSKPRGEPKLPTYKERVASSTLASTSNHHPSS